ATGTGTTCTATGTTGTCTGCTCAAATTACACAATTCTAATTCATTTAATTTCAGATGTATCAAGCACAACCATACAAACATTTTATCAGGAATTTTTCCTTCATTAACACATAGTGCATTACAACACACCACAACCTGCAGATATTTCCTTCAACCTGACAAAGTTCATTACAAAACACCACAACACACATCTTGCTGCAAATACTTCACCCTACATTTCTCCTTGCCAACACTAGTGCAAACATGACAAATACACAACCCATAACAACAACTAACAGATAACATCTCTCCTTCTCTACCCTACTATTTCTATCCCTCAGCACAGCAATTCTTTCAGCATAGTCACATGACAGCTTTCTTGCTGCCTCCAACTCTCTCTGAGCAGTATCAACCTCTGTTATCTTCTCCTCGACCTTCATCCTCTCTTCTTGGATAGCCAAAACAAGTccttccttctccctcctcgctgaCCAAACTGCATCTCGCAAATCATTCAACACTTCTCTAATAAAGGTGGTCGTCGGCCCATCATACCAAGCATAAAAACCACATCCACCTTCCTGCAATCCCTAGCAATAAATTTCTATCCCCAATCGAAAATCCACCGTCCAACCAAAGAACAAAACTTACCCGGGCATTGCGACATTTGAAGTACCGGCGGCCGGGGTTGTCCGGACTCCATGAGATGCAGCCTTCACGCGGCAGTCGGACATCACGGCCGGCTGGTAATCAAAAGGACCAACCCTATATGGGATGGGACTCCTCGATGAATGCTGCGAATAGGACGACGACCCGTCACTCTGCGAACTAGCCATCACCGCACCACCTCTATTCGCGAATCCACTCCTACCTTCGCCGTCTCCGCGGATTGCGCCCTTGCCGTCGCCACAGATTGCGCCCTAGTCGTCGCCGCACTTCTCGACCGGCCagccgtgccgcgccgcgctcCGCACCAGCCGTCGCCGTGCTCCGCCGCGCTCCACActagccgctgccgccaccgccgcacctcGCGTCGCCTTGGCCGTCGCCTGCCGGTCTAGGGTTTTAGTCAAAGAGGGGAAatggggatagagagagagagatgcgagCTGCGTGCCAATAATTTTACCGTCCAAGCTGACTCAGCTCGGCCTAGTTCGTACATACaacacactgacatgtgggtcccacacgctGAGTCAGCTCGTCAACCGGGTCGGACGCCACGTCGGACGAAACCGCCTGCCAAACCGCTGAGGGAGGTCATTTGCTCTGGTTTTAGGAGATGAAGGaggcgttatacccggttttccgGTTGGGGGATGTCATTCACACAAgggcaagagatgagggaggcaatATGGACTTATTCCGCCGAAGTATGACAAGCCCAACCAATTGTGTAAATGGGCCTTATTGGGCCGGGCCTATTTCGAGAGATCACCTAAATCcatcacaaaaagaaaaaaaaaacttcgtcTCTTTCCTCCCTTCTCCCGAAATCCCTCGACCCTCGTGCAGAGaactcctcctcccccatcggCCATGGCGACCGCCGCGAGACGGCTGCTCCTCCCGGCGCTCCGCAAGTCCCTACCCGCGGCCaacggcgcggcgcgaggcgtcTCCACGGAGAGggcggtcggcgccgccgccgtcgtcggcagcCACACCGCCAAGTGGATGCAGGtaacccccaccccccacccctctTCTTCGGGTTCCCGTCCGTTGCGGGGTTGGATCCCTAGTCCTCGCGATCCTGATTACCTGCCCCCCGCGTGTAGCCCTCCCCGATTCGGTGGGGGGGAAGATCTAGAGTCTTCTTTAGGTTCGTGTGGATGTGTGCGTTTATGGCTCTCGATTTTTGCTTGCAATCGCTCTGTAGGTGTGTAGCTTGCGCTGATCGATTTCATGTTTTCCCATTTACCTTGGTCAATCTGGGTGCTTTAGATGTCTTGATGGAGCTAGTCGTGTATATGTTTCTGCGAGTTGTAGTGTTATGCCCCAATCAATAGCTTCTCCTGTTTCTTGTTTAGATCTGAAACCCATGTTCAGGTTTGAAAGGTGTATTGCTCGTATGAATGCATGTAAAGCATGTTGTGAATGGATGTATGGAGTTTAGGCTGCTTAGGAATTGGGGGGAAATAGGGATTTGGTTTTTACCTTTTAGGCACTAGGGTTCTTGTCACAATAACATTGCACTCATATAAGGGTCTATTGGTTCATTTTTCATATCTCTGTAAGATGAACACATGCAGCACCATCCTTAGATTACGACTTTACGAGAGGACTCCTGTTAAATGTTAATGATGTGCAACTGCAGTGAAACACATACTGATTAATGACTGCATGCTCAAATGCTCCATGTTACCTTTAAGCATGTCAACATAGGTTTAGGTGGTTAATACATATTAACACGGCTCGTGACTCAGGAGTGGAGCCAATGATTTTATTGGCAACTATAGGTCTGCAGACTCAATTCACTCAACTGTCCTTACATTTGTTGCGCTAGCGTCATATTTAATATGCATGCTTATTCTCTTATATTTAGAAGAAACGTTATCTTGATGAAATGTGTGTCTCTTACTAGATAATGGTTGTCTCATAAGCTGAAGCATGGCCTTATTGGGTTGTTCTCACAAGATGTGCATCATATGATTTGGTAACAAAGATTAAAGTGCAACAAGGAGGATAATTTAGATAGTTGTAAATCTTAAGTGCCTGCCTGCAATTGGATACTTGTTTCACTTAATCACCAATGGCAAACCAAAAGGGTGCGTAATACAGCATCGAAGCATCAAAAGGGGGATATGTAATTTTCCAACTGAGCATAAGTTTGTCACAGGCTAACTGCGTACATTAGATGCTTTGAGTGTATATGTTTTCACCCATTTGCTTATTAGAACCTTAGCCTCATTTAGATGGGTTCGGATGAGCCACGATCCATTTAGAATTTACTTCACCATCTGCGTGGATGGGCTGGTATCTTGGTCCATCCCAGCACATCCAAGAAAGGCCTAAATGATGAATATCCATTTGAGTTAGGCTTTCAGTAAACCAGGAGCCAGCAAACCAATAACAGATGATTAGCCACTGGTTTAATTGATTAAAGACTAGTGTTCTGGTTGCACTAGGCAGGATGGTGGTGCCTAGCCAGGCTAGGCAGCTGCCTAGACAGACTAAACAGTGATCAGGTGGATCATTGCCTCTAAAAAGTGTCAAAGGCCTATGTTCGTTGCTGCACTGAGTAAGAATCTATAAAATATCTGCGAAGCAAGTGATCCCCatatcttcttaattattagtatgtatatataccaGGTTCAGACCATTGTAAAGTTTAGGAGTTTGGTATGCAATATTCACACCTTAACATTTGTTGAATCATGAGCTCATTTTCTAAATTACTTTCATTCATTTACTTTATTCATTGCAGGACACAAGCAAGAAGTCCCCAATGGAATTGATTAACGCAGTGCCTCCGATCAAGGTTGAAGGACGAATTGCTGCTTGTGATGGGCGTCAGGATAAAGGTGAGCCTTGCAAAACTAGTCATATCTATATAAGTGTATTTGCGCTTTGGCTGTGCTGTTGCTTCCAAACTATACCTATGACTGCATCTTCTGCAAGCTGACCTGTTCATATTTTGCTACAGGTCGTGAAACTGGTTCCCTCGGCCACCCGATCGAATATATCTGCCTTGACCTGGACCAGCCTGCTGTATGCAAGTACTGTGGTCTCCGTTTTGTTCAAGATCACCATCACTGAGAAGACAATATGCAGTCCTTTACCacactgaaatttggaattgaaTGTGTGTATTTGGTTTAAAATGTTCCAGTCAGCGTGTCATGTATTCTGCCTGATGGCAAGATGATGATAACGATCATCCTACTTTAAATGACATAATAATGGCCGCTTTAATAACAgtggatttctttttctttagttGGCATCTGTTGCATTTTCTGAGTCTATGCAATTTCTGTATCTAATTACCTGCTCTGCGAATCCGACAACCTGAGATCAAAATTGAATCAATTGCGAAACTAGTTTTGCTACGGGATTTCCAGTTTTACCTGGCCCAAATATTTTATTCATTCTGTCTTTACCTGATCCAGATAATTTCTTTGCCAGATTCATTGTGTTTATCTGCGTTTTCCTCTGTTTTTCAGACTTCTGACGGATGCAGATTAGTTCAAACACTCCAGACCTACACTTCTGTGTTGTATATAAAGTTGTACGTTATATAAAATGCATCGAACTGAAAAGTGGAATATTAAGactccttgaaaaaaaaagggataattTCATTCTTGCCCCTAACTTTGATGTATTTTGCTcctattttttagggttttcgtttttacccctacttttttttaaatgaatcaACCATTTGCCCCTATTCTGTTACTTTGATGTATTTTGCTCCTATTTTTTAGGTTTTCatttttacccctactttttttaaatgaatCAACCGTTTGCCCCTATTATGTTAATTCtggttaacggtgttaaatgtgAGGGTAAAAGGACAAATATACTCTTATATATTTTCCCGTACTTTTGACGTGTTAAACGTGAGGGTAAAAGGACAAATATACTGTTAGATATTTTCCCGTACTTTTGACATAACCAAAATATAAATCTATTGATGCCATACTATAGCAGTAATTTCATTGTCCAAATTTTGTGAAAGTTTGCCAAAATTTGagtcaaatttcaaatttgaaagtgGTGTATAAAAGTACCGAAAAATATCTAAGGGTATATTTGTCTTTTTACCTCACATTTAACACCGTTAGCAAGAATTAAAGGGAATAGGGGcaaacttttgttttgtttcaaaaaagtaggggtaaaaagGGAAACCCTAAAAAGCAGGGGCAAAATGAATATTGGAGGGGCAAGAACGAAAttgccccccaaaaaaaaggaaaaaagaaaaaatgttgcTAGAGGGGTAAATTGGTAAGAACTATAGACAGTAACAAGGGCCAAATTGTAATAGTGGCCATGGACTGAAAATAGAACTACCCATTGGCCACGAGCAATTCTACTGCAACCTGAATATTGTTCGCTGCAAAGCCTGAGACTTGTTCATGCCAAGTCATCATCTCAATGTCTCCTAATCCCAATCCACTCGATGAAGAAAATGTCAATCCTACCGCGGTATTTCCAAATTTGCTCCTCCTTGTTCTTTCAGATCAAATTCCTTCTGTCTTGATGAGATATCCCCGTCCGTAATTGCATGCGTGAAGAACATTGAATTATTCATGATCATGTACCAAGATCCTCTTGATTGCATGCATAATTTGTTCAAAGTGACCTTCCACATAAATAAACCCATAATCATTTAAACCCATAATCATTTGGTGGTTCACTCTGCATTTTGTTCATTATGTGCGATGTGTTTCAGAGTggagcggcgatggcgccggggccggagaagaagaaatcATGGATGCCGGCGGGCTTGGGAGGCAGCGGCAAGCTTGGCGCCACCATTGACATCCCCCTAGAGGTATAATTCACTGTTCTTTGCCTTGACAGTTCATGCCACATGATGGATTGTCTTGTGTTCTTGGTACAATTTCATGATGACTGTTACTGAATTTTGGCATATGCTGCTGTTTGATGCAGGAtccgaggaagaaggagaaAGAACTCTTGGCATGGGAGGAGGATTTGAGGCGAAGGGAGCTGGTCTGATCGCCTTTTTTCCTCTTCAATAAAATTCTATTGAATCATTATCTTTATGTCCACCATTTTCTAGAAAATTGAAGTGGCTTTTGTTTAGTTTTCATGCCCTTTCTCCCCTTTTCGTTTGTTGCTGTTTTCTCCAAATCGGAATGCCatgtgttcttttcttttgctgcatatttcctttttttttatattcatgtGAAGTTTAACCAAGCTCAAGAAGTGTGTGATGTTCTCTTTTTCAGGATATCAAACAGAGGGAAAATGCAATGGACAGGGGTAGTTCTGCTAGACTTTTGTTCAAGCTTAAGCTTGGGTACTTCTATATTTTTGTCTGAATTTCTGAAAATTCGTTTCGTTCGCAGCTGGGGTCACTGTCGAAG
The Oryza glaberrima chromosome 8, OglaRS2, whole genome shotgun sequence DNA segment above includes these coding regions:
- the LOC127781171 gene encoding NADH dehydrogenase [ubiquinone] iron-sulfur protein 6, mitochondrial, giving the protein MATAARRLLLPALRKSLPAANGAARGVSTERAVGAAAVVGSHTAKWMQDTSKKSPMELINAVPPIKVEGRIAACDGRQDKGRETGSLGHPIEYICLDLDQPAVCKYCGLRFVQDHHH